TGAATGTCTGAATTCTTAATATTCAACTCTTATCTTCCTCTGTTTTGTCTTGgaatttttctaattctttgaTTTCTAATTTTCACGTGTAATTTCGAATGTCTAAATTTCTAGATTCCATAAAATGTGCTTCAGCGTCTCAGCAATTAATTTCTACTTTGTAATTACTTTAGCTTATCTCAGCGTTGGCGATTACAACGTCATTCTGGTCGATTGGCAAAAAACAGCTAAGTTTCTGTTATACTGGAAAGTAGTGAAAAGCGTACCACTCGTCGCCACACTTGTGGCTAACATGATCAActatttagagaaaaattttggtttaaatCCCGCCACGACCAGAGCAGTGGGACATTCGCTTGGAGGACATGTCATCAGTCTTGCAGCTCGTTTCGCGAAAACCGAAATCGCTGAAGTGATCGGTAAGTTTAATAAAACacattatagaaaaaaaaaaaaaaaactaatccaaaattaaaaatagagaataatGATGAAGCAAGACTCTTCATAATCTCTTGCAAAAAACAGAAGAAAACGTTGTTAatgtttcatttaataaatctgtgatatgtaaaataagatttcaGACTGTAACAAATGTTATCTTTATaagagtaatattttcttcaattttaaaacttttatctcaATTCGAATAAAGgactgaaaaatatgaaattaaatttgatgagAATGgaataactttaaatttgCGTTCGCTAGctctacaatattaaatttgaaaactgATTTGAATCATACGGTTCTAAAAATCTACGAATGCCGTGTtttcaataacatttttcCTACAAAAATTCCatatgatgaaaaatatttttttcgtattaaCGTCAACCGACAATCGTTTTTCACGATGCAAATAAGAGATGAATCTCTTGTCATAAgactaaaaaaacaaatttttgattttcccACAGCTTTGGATCCCGCGAAGCCGAAATTCGAATTCAAAGGACCGGGAGAAAGAGTGGACGCGTCGGATGCGAGTCTGGTGCACGCGATACACACGAACGCGGGTGTTCTTGGCTTGGAAGAGCCGGTCGGCCATGCCGACTTTTACCCCAACGGCGGCAAAGACCAGCCGGGATGCAGCTGGATcggtaaataaattaacggGGAAGGAAGATTTTACGCCGCTTACAGGCTCATTGGCTAACGAGCCGATCAATTTGCAGCGGTCGGGTGTGCGCATTCGAGGTCTTACGAATACTACGCCGAGTCCATCAGGAATCCGAAAGGCTTTCGCGCCGGAGACGTGTTTATGGGCGGACCGGAGCTCGATCGAAGGTAAGCACAACTCTCCTCTTCTCTTTCTACGATTATTTTGTCTCTTTTTGGAAGCACAGTATTATTCTTTGCCCCTCTAAGCGCTCTCCTTCCTTCTTTaacttttgtatttctttttctttgaaataaattgatcgaAATAACGATTATAGTTCAGGTTTGTGTGAAATTTAGGGCGAAAGGAAGCTACGTTCTGCAGACTAACAGGAAGCCGCCGTTCGCACTCGACTGACAACGGACGACTGTcatttccttattttttcaCACCTTTCGCATATGCTTTTGCAGTGTATTCGGAGCAAAGTTATCGAAATGTTTCTCGACTAAAATAAATGCACAAAGATGGAGATTTGGCCTAATATAGTCTACTTTCCTaatgaaatttgatttttgtgaTACATAGCGCCTTGTCCACgtgatattattcaaaataaacttttatgaaCCCTAAACCTTCCTCGTGTCGTTTGAATAATTGATCAATATTTCTCTCCGCTCATAAAACTGTCGTTATGACGCAGCTACATTTAtcactattattttatcacttttatcatccagtaaaaatttcattttatcatcaaaacacttgaaattatctttctaatcaaaaatttcatttatttatattatgatataatatatatatctataatactATCAGAATTTTATCAACGTATTGTAAACTATCGCAATgttattatcaagaaaaaaagaaagctgTATTGCAATCGAATGTAATATCTTCTTTCATCTCATTTTAATCTGCCTCCGAGCTCGATTGATCTGAATTATGCCTATCAATCGATGTCATCGGCGGCTTATCGCACCGTCTATTGAACGCATACTTATCGGCCGActataaaattggaaaattggaaaaagCAAAACCAGAATTTTCAACGACTCGCGCCAACTTTCGGTGAAAATGACGGTTTTGTCGGCGATCGCGTCgcgtatgtaaaaaataactcgcggattaaaattgctttgaaaaaaattattcttctcGGTTGCGCAtttgtgaaaaagaaatattgcgtTTTACTATCTCGCAGTAGCACAtggtgataaaaaaaattgcctgtattgtattttcgtgaaaaaaaaaaattatctttaagtTATAAATCTTGTTTCAATCGTTGCGAACGAATGTGTATCTTTTGTTCACAGCATATTACTTTTGATTTCTTTATCGGCATTTATTGCGACGAATTAGAATTGCGTGTTTCTCATCGACGATTATGGAGGGACACATGTAATCGATAAGAACGAACATGTTTTTACGCACGCTAAACTCGATAAAATCTACGCAACTGCGGAGAAAActacgttttatttatacatccGGTGAGCGTGCTCGAAAATACCGacgcgaaaatatatatatatgtcggttttgaattaacttttttttttctttaggaAGAATTCGCAAAGTGGACAGTAATTGTTCATCGATGATTTGATTAGCGTGAAAAACAGTTCTTGGAATCCTGATCATCCCACGCGACTGATTACTTGCGGAGAGGAGAAACAGAATCTTTAATGATCCGGAATGATAAAATCACTgcatattgatattaatacgTAGATGAGTGAAACGTTTTCCGCAAAATTATTAAGGAATAagtgtttattataaaaatttaagcaacatattttttcacagaattatcatgtttttcaacattatttgattttttaaaataaatatttattttctaataactGTGCGAAAAATTGTTGACTCGCCCACGTTGCTCaacttttcaaattcttaTTAGACAATCGCTTCTCGTTCATTTTCGCTATTAAACCGAAGCTTTAAATTCCTCAAACACGCGAATcaaattctttctctctctaaaacttattaataattcttatataataatataatctttacTCTCctctttctttatctttaaattccTAAATTGCCCGACctctgaaaatttaattaaaattccacaaatttttttgtacttttcgCGGAGatcaatttctattttattaatgttccCGTCCCGATATCCGCAGCTTATCTCAGCGTCGGTGATTACAATGTCATCTTGATCGATTCGCGGAACGCGGTCGCGGATATCTGGAAAACCGTGAATAGCGTGTGCCACAACGAATAGCCTTTCCGCTGGACTTCCTAGAGAATAACGCGGCTCTGAATCCTGATACGACCACGATAATCGGATACTCCTTGGGAGCGCATGTCACCGGCCTCCGTGCTCGTTTCACGATGAAATTGCCGAAGTGAGTCCCGTAAGAAACGTTTGCAGAGCGTCTACTGACTGTGGAAACAAATTTCCTGAGAGAACTCCCCGATTCTCCAGGCATTTTCAGTCAAATTTCCAGGGAAAATAAAGCGTATTTTACAAACGTAAATTTTCCAAGTTTCGTAGAATACATATTTGCTttgcgaaaatttaaaataagttaGTGATTCTTACTATTTTCCATTcataaagaaagaattaaaacaaagtcttaagtttcaaatattattgtagATATGAAAAAGTACTGAGAAATACGAAAGCCTAATTAACTCGTCACAAAATAGGAGCAAAAttctccaaaaaaaaaataaaaattccttGAGAATTCCGagttttttcagattttttgatTTGGCTGATTAttttgaattgaaaaaaactaaaatcgATGTTTGATTCACACGATACTGCGAGTTTGGCATTCGAGTCCAACGAACAAAAAGTGTGGGCATAAAAGCGGCGACCGACACTTCCGACTTTTATCCTAATGGCGGCGAGAAGCAGCCAGGATGTGGCCCTATCAGATGAATCGGTAAACAAAGCTCATCCCGGCGACATTCGTCGTCGGTTCATTAACGTTCGCAAACTAACCGGTTTGCAATTTGCAGACGATGTCGCGGCAATTGGAAGCGCACACTCGAGGGCTTTTCTCTATTACGTTGAATCTATCATGAATCCCAAAGGGTTTTGCGCCGGCGAAATGTGTTCATAGGTAGatcaaaatatgtaaaacgATCCAAAATATGTAAAACGCGCTCTCATTTTTTGACATATATTAAGCATGTCAATTAATTCTGTCCGTTTTTTAACCGaattctttattctttatttatttgccgTTAATGCAATAATGACTcaattgtcaaaatattggtaaaattttaaagcgacaaaa
Above is a genomic segment from Linepithema humile isolate Giens D197 chromosome 6, Lhum_UNIL_v1.0, whole genome shotgun sequence containing:
- the LOC105667980 gene encoding pancreatic triacylglycerol lipase-like isoform X1; protein product: MHLTCEIHFADRDAANMASQPSARSKDVQTLVYPTLLASLASNPNLTIFADDSGTQYVIDLSEPDFTEAEELEISESIREITFHLYTRNNPLVGQELIIGNADSVKNSFWNPHNPTYIVTHGWRGHPEDNSCIMPRDAYLSVGDYNVILVDWQKTAKFLLYWKVVKSVPLVATLVANMINYLEKNFGLNPATTRAVGHSLGGHVISLAARFAKTEIAEVIALDPAKPKFEFKGPGERVDASDASLVHAIHTNAGVLGLEEPVGHADFYPNGGKDQPGCSWIAVGCAHSRSYEYYAESIRNPKGFRAGDVFMGGPELDRRAKGSYVLQTNRKPPFALD
- the LOC105667980 gene encoding pancreatic triacylglycerol lipase-like isoform X2, translating into MVAPAVALLYPTLLASLASNPNLTIFADDSGTQYVIDLSEPDFTEAEELEISESIREITFHLYTRNNPLVGQELIIGNADSVKNSFWNPHNPTYIVTHGWRGHPEDNSCIMPRDAYLSVGDYNVILVDWQKTAKFLLYWKVVKSVPLVATLVANMINYLEKNFGLNPATTRAVGHSLGGHVISLAARFAKTEIAEVIALDPAKPKFEFKGPGERVDASDASLVHAIHTNAGVLGLEEPVGHADFYPNGGKDQPGCSWIAVGCAHSRSYEYYAESIRNPKGFRAGDVFMGGPELDRRAKGSYVLQTNRKPPFALD